A region of Streptomyces paludis DNA encodes the following proteins:
- the rpsG gene encoding 30S ribosomal protein S7 produces the protein MPRKGPAPKRPVIIDPVYGSPLVTSLINKLLLNGKRSTAERIVYGAMEGLREKTGNDPVITLKRALENVKPTLEVKSRRVGGATYQVPIEVKPGRAATLALRWVVGYSRARREKTMTERLMNELLDASNGLGASVKKREDTHKMAESNKAFAHYRW, from the coding sequence ATGCCTCGTAAGGGCCCCGCCCCGAAGCGCCCGGTCATCATCGACCCGGTCTACGGTTCTCCTCTTGTCACGTCCCTCATCAACAAGCTTCTGCTCAACGGCAAGCGTTCCACCGCCGAGCGGATCGTGTACGGCGCCATGGAGGGCCTGCGCGAGAAGACCGGTAACGACCCGGTCATCACCCTGAAGCGCGCGCTTGAGAACGTCAAGCCCACGCTTGAGGTCAAGTCCCGCCGTGTCGGTGGCGCCACCTACCAGGTGCCGATCGAGGTCAAGCCCGGTCGCGCCGCCACCCTCGCGCTGCGCTGGGTCGTGGGCTACTCCCGCGCCCGTCGCGAGAAGACCATGACCGAACGCCTCATGAACGAGCTGCTCGACGCCTCCAACGGTCTCGGCGCCTCGGTCAAGAAGCGTGAGGACACGCACAAGATGGCCGAGTCCAACAAGGCCTTCGCGCACTACCGCTGGTAG
- the rpsL gene encoding 30S ribosomal protein S12: MPTIQQLVRKGRQDKVEKNKTPALEGSPQRRGVCTRVFTTTPKKPNSALRKVARVRLTSGIEVTAYIPGEGHNLQEHSIVLVRGGRVKDLPGVRYKIIRGSLDTQGVKNRKQARSRYGAKKEK, translated from the coding sequence GTGCCTACGATCCAGCAGCTGGTCCGGAAGGGCCGGCAGGACAAGGTCGAGAAGAACAAGACACCCGCGCTTGAGGGTTCGCCCCAGCGTCGTGGCGTCTGCACGCGTGTCTTCACGACCACCCCGAAGAAGCCGAACTCCGCGCTCCGGAAGGTCGCACGTGTGCGTCTGACCTCTGGTATCGAGGTTACGGCCTACATTCCGGGTGAGGGACACAACCTGCAGGAGCACTCGATCGTGCTCGTGCGTGGTGGCCGTGTGAAGGACCTGCCGGGTGTTCGCTACAAGATCATCCGCGGCTCCCTTGACACCCAGGGTGTCAAGAACCGCAAGCAGGCCCGCAGCCGCTACGGCGCCAAGAAGGAGAAGTAA